A part of Rattus rattus isolate New Zealand chromosome 4, Rrattus_CSIRO_v1, whole genome shotgun sequence genomic DNA contains:
- the Slc29a1 gene encoding equilibrative nucleoside transporter 1 produces MTTSHQPQDRYKAVWLIFFVLGLGTLLPWNFFITATQYFTSRLNTSQNISLVTNQSCESTEALADPSVSLPARSSLSAIFNNVMTLCAMLPLLIFTCLNSFLHQKVSQSLRILGSLLAILLVFLVTATLVKVQMDALSFFIITMIKIVLINSFGAILQASLFGLAGVLPANYTAPIMSGQGLAGFFTSVAMICAIASGSKLSESAFGYFITACAVVILAILCYLALPWMEFYRHYLQLNLAVPAEQETKLDLISEGEEPRGGREESGVPGPNSLPANRNQSIKAILKSIWVLALSVCFIFTVTIGLFPAVTAEVESSIAGTSPWRNCYFIPVACFLNFNVFDWLGRSLTAICMWPGQDSRWLPVLVACRVVFIPLLMLCNVKQHHYLPSLFKHDVWFITFMAAFAFSNGYLASLCMCFGPKKVKPAEAETAGNIMSFFLCLGLALGAVLSFLLRALV; encoded by the exons ATGACAACCAGTCACCAGCCTCAGGACAG GTATAAGGCTGTCTGGCTCATCTTCTTTGTCCTGGGTCTGGGGACACTGCTGCCCTGGAATTTTTTTATAACAGCAACCCAG TATTTCACAAGCCGCCTGAACACGTCCCAGAATATATCCTTGGTCACCAACCAATCATGCGAAAGCACCGAGGCCTTGGCTGACCCCTCAGTGTCCTTGCCAGCCCGGAGTTCTCTCAGTGCCATCTTCAACAATGTCATGACCCTGTGTGCCATGTTGCCCCTGCTGATCTTCACCTGCCTCAACTCTTTCCTGCATCAGAA GGTGTCTCAGTCCCTTCGGATCTTGGGCAGCCTGCTGGCTATCCTGTTGGTGTTCCTCGTCACTGCCACCCTGGTGAAGGTGCAGATGGATGCCCTGTCCTTCTTCATCATCACCATGATCAAGATTGTGCTCATTAACT CATTTGGTGCCATTTTGCAAGCCAGCCTTTTCGGTCTGGCAGGCGTCCTGCCGGCCAACTACACAGCCCCCATCATGAGTGGCCAGGGCCTGGCTGGCTTCTTCACCTCTGTTGCCATGATCTGTGCCATCGCCA GTGGCTCTAAGCTGTCAGAAAGTGCTTTTGGCTACTTCATCACAGCCTGTGCAGTTGTCATTTTGGCCATACTGTGTTACCTGGCCCTGCCTTGGATG GAATTCTACCGACATTACCTGCAGCTCAACCTTGCGGTGCCTGCAGAGCAGGAGACCAAGTTGGATCTCATCAGTGAAG GAGAGGagccaagaggaggaagagaggaatctGGGGTGCCAGGCCCCAACTCTCTACCTGCCAACAGAAACCAATCCATCAAAGCCATACTGAAGAGT atCTGGGTCctggctctgtctgtctgcttcatcTTCACAGTCACCATTGGGTTGTTCCCTGCTGTGACTGCTGAGGTGGAATCCAGCATCGCAGGCACAAGTCCCTGGA GAAACTGCTACTTCATCCCTGTGGCCTGCTTCCTGAATTTCAATGTCTTTGACTGGCTAGGCCGGAGCCTCACAGCTATTTGCATGTGG CCTGGTCAGGACAGCCGCTGGTTGCCGGTCCTGGTCGCCTGCAGGGTTGTGTTTATCCCCCTGCTGATGCTCTGCAATGTGAAGCAGCACCACTACCTGCCCTCCCTCTTTAAGCATGACGTCTGGTTCATCACCTTCATGGCCGCCTTTGCCTTCTCCAATGGCTACCTCGCCAGCCTCTGCATGTGCTTCGGGCCCAA GAAAGTCAAACCGGCTGAGGCAGAGACTGCCGGAAACATCATgtccttctttctgtgtctgggccTGGCTCTGGGAGCTGTGCTGTCCTTCTTGTTAAGGGCACTTGTGTGA